Proteins from a single region of Candidatus Woesearchaeota archaeon:
- a CDS encoding nucleotidyltransferase family protein: MQLLINTGGKGTRLYPLTIDLPKPMLPIEGKPVLEHLVAWAKKYGVTEIVMLNGFKHEMIEEYFGDGQKFGIKIKHSNEPKPLGSGGPLKYAYDQGLISKKEPVIFISGDVICHVNLTKMMEFHKKHHAVLTILIHKSDHPEDSDLIQIDQNARVTSMIKKGTLQPNQKFQNLTNAGLTILEPKVFEYLTDEVFTYEHYVYPKLIKAGESVYGYDTDEYIKDMGTPQRLEKVTKYLQELQDKEMEREEK; encoded by the coding sequence ATGCAACTCTTAATCAACACTGGCGGCAAAGGAACACGATTATATCCATTGACTATTGATCTGCCAAAACCAATGCTGCCGATTGAAGGCAAACCAGTCCTCGAGCATTTAGTAGCATGGGCAAAAAAATATGGGGTAACAGAGATTGTTATGCTGAATGGTTTTAAACATGAAATGATTGAAGAGTATTTTGGCGATGGACAAAAATTTGGGATAAAAATCAAGCATTCCAATGAACCAAAACCTCTTGGCAGCGGTGGGCCATTAAAATATGCGTATGATCAGGGATTAATCAGCAAAAAAGAACCAGTTATTTTTATTTCAGGCGATGTTATTTGCCATGTTAATTTAACGAAGATGATGGAGTTTCATAAAAAGCATCATGCAGTTCTCACTATTCTTATCCATAAATCTGATCATCCTGAAGACAGCGATTTAATTCAAATAGATCAAAATGCACGAGTTACCAGTATGATTAAAAAAGGAACTTTGCAGCCAAATCAGAAATTCCAAAATCTAACCAATGCAGGTTTAACGATACTTGAACCAAAAGTATTTGAATATTTGACTGATGAAGTATTCACGTATGAACATTATGTCTATCCTAAATTAATCAAGGCAGGAGAATCAGTATATGGTTATGATACTGATGAATATATCAAAGACATGGGAACTCCGCAACGTTTGGAAAAGGTAACCAAATACTTGCAGGAATTACAGGATAAAGAAATGGAGAGAGAAGAGAAATAA